The following proteins are encoded in a genomic region of Brachypodium distachyon strain Bd21 chromosome 1, Brachypodium_distachyon_v3.0, whole genome shotgun sequence:
- the LOC100843616 gene encoding putative pentatricopeptide repeat-containing protein At1g03510 → MVSSHRRLASLTKQLTSHVNAGRHRDALAFFARMASDPALPPLSDPSFAYAFPLALKSAAALRVPSAAATIHALAVKCGGLLCSPFVASALVASYGACGPSSPDVARRLFDELPCRNGFVWSAMISVYARSGDVAAAVRALDLVDVAPTASCFNSVIAAVVESGEHPARAIELYRRMRGLGVEPCLITLLALVPACTALGALNSVREVHGFAVRHGMSASCHLGSSLIEAYGRCGSLVAARRVFDKVDERDVVVWSSIVSAYAFHGLGDVAMSLFRWMELDNVRPDGIMFLGVLKACGHAGHADDALKYFDVFTETYGVEACGDHYSCLVDVLGRAGRLHQAYNVIQTMPVRVTAKAWGALLAACRKYGEVGLAEVAARALFELEPGNAGTFVSLANIYSGVGMHAEAERVRRDMEERGVQRSPGSSWMIHRKSSQLF, encoded by the exons ATGGTCTCCAGCCATCGGCGGCTGGCGTCGCTGACGAAGCAGCTGACCAGCCACGTGAACGCAGGCCGCCACCGCGACGCGCTGGCCTTCTTCGCGCGGATGGCCTCCGACCCGGCGCTCCCGCCGCTCTCCGACCCGTCCTTCGCGTACGCTTTCCCGCTCGCCCTCaagtccgccgccgcgctccgcgtcccttccgccgccgccacgatcCACGCGCTCGCCGTCAAGTGCGGCGGCCTCCTCTGCAGCCCCTTCGTCGCCTCCGCGCTCGTCGCCTCCTACGGCGCCTGCGGGCCGTCCTCCCCGGACGTCGCCCGCCGCCTGTTCGACGAATTGCCCTGCCGCAACGGCTTCGTCTGGAGCGCCATGATCTCCGTGTACGCCCGGTCGGGcgacgtcgccgcggccgTGCGGGCGCTGGACCTCGTCGACGTCGCGCCGACTGCCTCCTGCTTCAACTCCGTGATCGCGGCGGTCGTGGAGTCCGGGGAGCATCCGGCCCGGGCCATCGAGCTCTACCGGCGGATGCGGGGGTTGGGCGTTGAGCCCTGCCTCATCACACTGCTGGCGCTTGTCCCTGCGTGCACCGCGCTAGGCGCGTTGAACTCGGTCAGGGAGGTGCACGGCTTTGCGGTGCGGCATGGCATGTCCGCGAGCTGCCACCTGGGAAGCTCCCTCATCGAAGCGTACGGGCGTTGTGGTTCTTTGGTTGCCGCACGGAGGGTCTTTGACAAGGTGGACGAGCGGGACGTGGTTGTTTGGAGCTCCATCGTGTCGGCGTATGCATTCCATGGCCTTGGAGATGTTGCGATGTCACTTTTCAGGTGGATGGAGCTGGATAATGTGCGACCTGATGGCATCATGTTCCTCGGCGTGTTGAAGGCCTGCGGCCATGCTGGTCATGCAGATGATGCATTGAAGTATTTTGATGTTTTCACCGAGACGTATGGAGTGGAGGCATGTGGGGATCATTATTCGTGCTTGGTTGATGTCTTGGGACGAGCAGGAAGGTTGCATCAAGCTTATAATGTTATACAGACAATGCCTGTTAGGGTTACTGCAAAAGCCTGGGGTGCTCTCCTTGCTGCTTGCAGGAAATACGGGGAGGTGGGGTTGGCAGAAGTTGCAGCGAGAGCACTGTTTGAACTTGAACCGGGCAATGCAGGAACCTTTGTTTCGCTTGCGAATATCTATTCAGGTGTGGGTATGCATGCCGAGGCAGAGCGGGTCAGAAGAGACATGGAGGAAAGAGGCGTGCAGAGGTCACCTGGAAGCAGTTGGATGATACACCGCAAGTCAAG TCAACTTTTCTGA
- the LOC100834672 gene encoding derlin-2.1, whose amino-acid sequence MAQAVEEWYRQMPIITRSYLTAAVVTTVGCTLDIISPYHLYLNPKLVVQHYEIWRLVTNFLYFRKMDLDFLFHMFFLARYCKLLEENSFRGRTADFFYMLLFGATVLTSIVLIGGMIPYISEKFAKILFLSNSLTFMMVYVWSKHNPLIHMSFLGLFTFTAAYLPWVLLGFSVLVGSSTWVDLLGMIAGHVYYFLEDVYPRMTGRRPLKTPSFIKALFADDNVVVARPANAGVGVAGARFGAVGPGAQFQ is encoded by the exons ATGGCGCAGGCGGTGGAGGAGTGGTACCGGCAGATGCCCATCATCACGCGCTCCTacctcaccgccgccgtcgtcaccACCGTCGGCTGCACCCTCGAC ATCATCTCGCCGTACCACCTCTACCTGAACCCCAAGCTGGTCGTGCAGCACTACGAGATCTGGCGCCTCGTCACCAACTTCCTCTACTTCCGCAAGATGG ATTTGGATTTTCTGTTCCacatgttttttcttgcaCGGTACTGCAAACTTCTTGAGGAGAACTCATTCAGAGGAAGAACTGCTGACTTCTTCTACATGCTCTTGTTTGGTGCTACTGTCCTAACTAGCATTGTTCTGATTGGTGGGATGATACCTTACATTTCTGAGAAATTTGCCAAAATTCTCTTCCTGAGCAATTCATTGACGTTTATGATG GTTTATGTCTGGAGCAAACACAATCCCTTAATTCATATGAGCTTCTTGGGATTGTTCACCTTCACTGCTGCTTACTTACCTTGG GTCCTTCTTGGATTCTCTGTTCTCGTTGGGAGCAGCACATGGGTGGATCTGTTG GGTATGATTGCTGGCCATGTGTATTACTTCCTGGAAGATGTATACCCGCGGATGACTGGTCGACGTCCCCTGAAGACTCCTTCGTTCATCAAGGCGCTGTTTGCCGATGACAATGTTGTCGTGGCACGGCCAGCCAATGCCGGTGTCGGTGTGGCGGGTGCAAGGTTCGGTGCTGTGGGTCCAGGCGCCCAGTTCCAATGA
- the LOC100822796 gene encoding histone H1.3, translating into MAGKKRAAATPAPPPSANCPDGAVASIPSAKRGRGRPKSTAPTAAKRGPGSAAPNSGAASELAAPKPGKIGALKKKEPQEEGSKRKKQQAAGGAEKATTPAKMMKKKGGGEAEPGSRKKKGKQESSGEAAEKPATAKKKKQASNGAEKATSPGKRKRGDAEKPKSAKKAPAAAEKPTPTKRKKKEDGEAEAKSGKKKGSPAKKAAAAAEPGSCSFPMSRVRLLMRDEDASMRATNETVFLINKASELFLEAFAKDAHQNALKERKKSIAYDNLSTSVCNQKRYKFLSDFVPLRVTAGDALKATAVDKP; encoded by the exons ATGGCCGGGAAGAAGCGCGCCGCAGCAACCCCCGCCCCTCCCCCATCCGCCAACTGCCccgacggcgccgtcgcctccatcCCCAGCGccaagcgcgggcgcggcaGACCCAAGTCGACggcccccaccgccgccaagcGCGGGCCCGGATCGGCGGCCCCAAActccggcgccgccagcgAACTCGCTGCTCCGAAGCCCGGGAAGATCGGGGccctgaagaagaaggagccccaggaggagGGGAGTAAGCGTAAGAAGCAgcaggcggccggcggggcagAGAAGGCCACGACGCCCgcgaagatgatgaagaagaagggcggcggcgaggcggagccCGGATctcggaagaagaaggggaagcaGGAGTCATCCGGCGAAGCGGCGGAGAAGCCCGCTAccgcgaagaagaagaagcaggcgTCCAACGGGGCGGAGAAGGCCACGTCGCCCGGCAAGAGGAAGCGCGGCGACGCGGAGAAGCCGAAGAGCGCGAAGAAAGCCCCCGCCGCTGCGGAGAAGCCCACGCCCaccaagaggaagaagaaggaggacggcgaggcggaagccaagagcggaaagaagaaaggctcgcctgcaaagaaggcggcggcggctgctgaaCCTGGCTCGTGCAGCTTCCCGATGTCGCGGGTGCGGTTGCTGATGCGGGACGAAGACGCCAGCATGCGCGCTACCAACGAGACCGTCTTCCTCATCAACAAGGCCTCG GAGCTATTCTTGGAGGCATTTGCGAAGGATGCTCATCAGAATGCCCTGAAGGAACGTAAGAAGTCAATTGCCTATGATAACCTTT CAACATCAGTGTGCAACCAGAAACGATACAAGTTTCTATCAG ACTTTGTTCCGCTGAGAGTCACagctggagatgctctgaaGGCAACTGCTGTGGACAAACCTTAA
- the LOC100842093 gene encoding mucin-1 — translation MALPPLPRAASLLLLVLIALVASAAAKKSPISLPPSPGAPTASPNVLRPNSTSDDSTAAAPSQSPAPDDGEEDNAAAASPPAPTVTSPLPSPSAAPSPLSAAASPTPAAPAPAPAADSDEDEDDKDGYKKKKPKTAPAPAPAAMEVKAGTGTGEEQVAPGDLEDRHDEMNGGKKAGIVVGAFSAAAVVGLAAVVYRKRQANIRRSRYADYSARLELV, via the coding sequence atggcattgccgccgctgccccgcgccgcctccctcctcctcctggtgcTGATCGCGCTCGtcgcctccgcggcggcgaagaagagccccatctcgctgccgccATCCCCCGGCGCGCCCACCGCGTCCCCCAATGTCCTCCGCCCTAACTCCACCTCCGACGATTCTACCGCCGCAGCGCCGTCTCAATCCCCCGCccccgacgacggcgaggaagacaacgcggcggcggcgtctcctcccgcgccGACGGTGACCTCCCCGCTCCCGTCCCCCTCGGCGGCCCCCTCgccgctctccgccgccgccagccctACACCTgctgcccctgcccctgctcccgccgccgacagcgacgaagacgaagacgacaaGGATGggtacaagaagaagaagcccaaGACGGCCccggcgcccgcgccggccgcgatGGAGGTGAAGGCCGGCACCGGCACTGGGGAAGAGCAGGTGGCGCCGGGGGACCTGGAGGACCGGCACGACGAGATGAACGGCGGCAAGAAGGCGGGCATCGTGGTGGGCGccttctcggcggcggccgtggtggGCCTCGCCGCCGTGGTGTACCGGAAGCGGCAGGCCAACATCCGGCGGTCCAGGTACGCCGACTACTCCGCCCGCCTGGAGCTCGTCTGA
- the LOC100833957 gene encoding uncharacterized protein LOC100833957 has product MQFLRGGGGGGGGGAMGTMAWEVVKRHFSRKRAVDVRRINPKVPKEEAVAISGRLLQILADHGPLTVGNTWNHAKDASIDGLNSKTHMKILLKWMWGRRIIKLSCTQAGNTKKFLYSPFTAADSEAAAEEPSPPEPQQPKKKQGGNKHGKGQPKKQRAAAA; this is encoded by the exons aTGCAGTTCttgcggggcggcggcggcgggggaggaggaggggcgatGGGGACGATGGCGTGGGAGGTGGTGAAGAGGCACTTCTCGCGGAAGAGGGCGGTGGACGTGCGGCGGATCAACCCCAAGGTgcccaaggaggaggccgtggcCATCTCCGGCCGCCTGCTCCAGATCCTCGCCGACCACGGGCCCCTCACCGTCGGCAACACCTGGAACCACGCCAAG GATGCCAGCATCGACGGCCTGAACAGCAAGACCCACATGAAGATCCTGCTGAAATGGATGTGGGGGAGAAGGATCATCAAGCTGTCCTGCACGCAGGCCGGAAACACCAAGAAGTTCCTCTACTCCCCGttcaccgccgccgactccgAGGCAGCGGCTGAAGAGCCATCGCCACCGGAGCCACAGCAGCCAAAGAAGAAGCAAGGCGGTAATAAACACGGGAAAGGGCAACCCAAGAAACAACGGGCGGCTGCAGCTTAA
- the LOC100823118 gene encoding uncharacterized protein LOC100823118 isoform X2 yields MGLAQVFSPFTVSAAPLSAARTQPTIPYLSLRRDELRRLPPVRPAAGLRALSPSQRLIDRMTCMSALRLCKGAVRSPPGSSEWSGSRKLASDAASSSCAPRGVAACRWNKQGSSSALLRASPSLGRSTRGLRWAIKTMADDNADNSGNSTRLFTAIQSFWNKLSGKLKKLRRGFPVKILFFLIGFYCATAFATVIGQTGDWDILSAGLAVAIVEFIGALMYRASFAFFGRIKNMITIFNYWKAGLTLGLFLDSFKYEVDEFLESCNPFNFEINIFTRLW; encoded by the exons ATGGGCTTGGCCCAGGTCTTTTCCCCCTTCACTGTCTCGGCGGCTCCCCTGTCTGCGGCCAGAACCCAGCCAACCATCCCATATCTCTCTCTCCGCCGCGATGAGCTccggcggctgccgccggTGAGGCCCGCCGCCGGGTTACGAGCGCTCTCCCCTTCTCAG CGTTTGATCGATCGGATGACATGCATGTCAGCTCTCCGTCTGTGCAAGGGAGCCGTCCGGTCGCCGCCGGGCTCGTCGGAGTGGTCGGGGTCGAGGAAGCTTGCTTCTGATGCTGCTTCATCGTCCTGCGCTCCGAGAGGGGTCGCCGCGTGCCGCTGGAACAAGCAGGGGAGCTCCTCCGCCTTGCTGCGTGCATCTCCTTCCCTCGGCAGAAGCACCAG GGGGCTGCGATGGGCCATCAAGACTATGGCAGATGACAATGCTGACAATTCAGGCAATAGCACTCGCCTGTTTACTGCAATTCAATCTTTTTGGAACAAGTTATCTGGCAAGCTGAAGAAACTAAGAAGAGGGTTTCCAGTGAAGATCCTATTCTTTCTGATAGGATTTTATTGTGCCACAGCATTTGCTACTGTCATTGGTCAAACAGGTGACTGGGACATATTGTCTGCGGGCCTTGCTGTCGCTATCGTTGAGTTTATTGGTGCTCTCATGTACAGGGcttcttttgcattttttgGTAGGATCAAAAACATGATTACCATATTCAATTACTGGAAAGCCGGACTCACACTAGGATTGTTCTTGGATTCATTCAAATATGAAGTGGATGAATTTCTTGAATCATGTAATCCATTCAACTTTGAGATTAATATATTTACTAGGCTTTGGTAA
- the LOC100823118 gene encoding uncharacterized protein LOC100823118 isoform X1: MGLAQVFSPFTVSAAPLSAARTQPTIPYLSLRRDELRRLPPVRPAAGLRALSPSQQRLIDRMTCMSALRLCKGAVRSPPGSSEWSGSRKLASDAASSSCAPRGVAACRWNKQGSSSALLRASPSLGRSTRGLRWAIKTMADDNADNSGNSTRLFTAIQSFWNKLSGKLKKLRRGFPVKILFFLIGFYCATAFATVIGQTGDWDILSAGLAVAIVEFIGALMYRASFAFFGRIKNMITIFNYWKAGLTLGLFLDSFKYEVDEFLESCNPFNFEINIFTRLW, encoded by the exons ATGGGCTTGGCCCAGGTCTTTTCCCCCTTCACTGTCTCGGCGGCTCCCCTGTCTGCGGCCAGAACCCAGCCAACCATCCCATATCTCTCTCTCCGCCGCGATGAGCTccggcggctgccgccggTGAGGCCCGCCGCCGGGTTACGAGCGCTCTCCCCTTCTCAG CAGCGTTTGATCGATCGGATGACATGCATGTCAGCTCTCCGTCTGTGCAAGGGAGCCGTCCGGTCGCCGCCGGGCTCGTCGGAGTGGTCGGGGTCGAGGAAGCTTGCTTCTGATGCTGCTTCATCGTCCTGCGCTCCGAGAGGGGTCGCCGCGTGCCGCTGGAACAAGCAGGGGAGCTCCTCCGCCTTGCTGCGTGCATCTCCTTCCCTCGGCAGAAGCACCAG GGGGCTGCGATGGGCCATCAAGACTATGGCAGATGACAATGCTGACAATTCAGGCAATAGCACTCGCCTGTTTACTGCAATTCAATCTTTTTGGAACAAGTTATCTGGCAAGCTGAAGAAACTAAGAAGAGGGTTTCCAGTGAAGATCCTATTCTTTCTGATAGGATTTTATTGTGCCACAGCATTTGCTACTGTCATTGGTCAAACAGGTGACTGGGACATATTGTCTGCGGGCCTTGCTGTCGCTATCGTTGAGTTTATTGGTGCTCTCATGTACAGGGcttcttttgcattttttgGTAGGATCAAAAACATGATTACCATATTCAATTACTGGAAAGCCGGACTCACACTAGGATTGTTCTTGGATTCATTCAAATATGAAGTGGATGAATTTCTTGAATCATGTAATCCATTCAACTTTGAGATTAATATATTTACTAGGCTTTGGTAA